In Xylanibacter ruminicola 23, a single genomic region encodes these proteins:
- a CDS encoding alpha-amylase family glycosyl hydrolase, with product MRRFYSSLIFCFVVLTAMAQGWPKSYSGVMLQGFYWNSYADTQWTRLERQADDLAKVFDLVWIPQSGYCGGQSMGYDDLYWFTNYNSSFGTEAELRSMIKTFKYKGIGTIADVVINHRRNVSSWTDFPAETYNGVTYQMTYNDICSDDEAAKNGQKVGPNKDTGEGWDGMRDLDHKSENVQTNVKAYLKFLLNDLGYTGFRYDMVKGYSAEFTKMYNEDSKPQFSVGECWDSSNTIKNWIDGTGKTSAAFDFQFRYTVRNAANASDWTKLGQQNDGNYPLISKNYENASYSQYAVTFVENHDTEKRPDADQDPIKKDTLAANAYLLAMPGTPCVFFTHWKAYKQEIANMIAVRKTVGITNTSAYVNMASNKDYYAVQTTGTKGKLLVVVGTGAAGYTPNGSEWKKAISGYHYVYYVSDLDPATIVYPEINTEEEKDGEYAGVPAFCTMEEGERCAFFEAPVSWGSQIFVWAWMNNGDGKDYLGTAWPGVSATKLGTADNGNSVWKWTVTGAVNPDNIIFSGGGMQTENMKYTNGGYYFGKDGLKATVTATAIRHIDMTGQPAEHAVFDLQGRQVGTTKSSLKPGVYIINKQKFIVR from the coding sequence ATGAGAAGATTTTACTCATCATTGATATTTTGTTTCGTTGTTCTTACAGCGATGGCGCAGGGCTGGCCCAAAAGTTATAGTGGTGTGATGCTGCAGGGGTTCTATTGGAACTCTTATGCCGATACGCAGTGGACACGTCTGGAGCGACAGGCCGACGATCTCGCGAAGGTGTTCGACCTGGTGTGGATTCCGCAGAGTGGTTACTGTGGCGGACAGTCGATGGGCTACGACGATCTGTATTGGTTCACCAACTATAACAGTTCATTTGGAACCGAGGCCGAATTACGCTCCATGATTAAAACTTTTAAGTATAAAGGTATCGGCACCATCGCTGATGTGGTGATTAATCACCGTCGTAATGTGTCATCATGGACCGACTTCCCTGCTGAGACTTATAATGGCGTGACTTATCAGATGACTTATAATGATATCTGTAGCGACGATGAGGCTGCAAAGAACGGTCAGAAGGTTGGCCCGAATAAGGATACTGGCGAAGGCTGGGATGGCATGCGCGACCTGGATCACAAGAGCGAGAATGTGCAGACTAATGTCAAGGCTTATCTCAAGTTCCTTCTTAACGACCTGGGCTATACCGGATTCCGCTATGATATGGTGAAAGGTTATAGTGCCGAATTTACAAAGATGTATAACGAGGATAGTAAGCCACAGTTTTCTGTAGGTGAGTGTTGGGATAGCAGTAATACCATTAAGAACTGGATTGATGGTACCGGCAAAACCAGTGCTGCCTTTGATTTCCAATTCCGCTATACCGTTCGCAATGCTGCCAATGCTAGCGATTGGACTAAGTTGGGACAGCAGAATGATGGAAACTATCCGCTCATTAGTAAGAATTACGAGAATGCCAGCTATAGTCAGTATGCAGTGACCTTTGTAGAGAATCACGATACCGAGAAGCGTCCTGATGCCGATCAGGATCCTATCAAAAAGGATACCTTGGCTGCTAATGCTTATCTGTTGGCTATGCCTGGTACCCCTTGTGTGTTCTTCACTCATTGGAAGGCTTATAAGCAGGAGATTGCCAATATGATTGCTGTGCGTAAGACTGTTGGTATCACCAACACGAGTGCTTATGTGAATATGGCTTCTAATAAAGACTATTATGCCGTGCAGACAACAGGTACAAAAGGTAAGCTGCTTGTTGTAGTGGGCACCGGTGCTGCAGGTTACACCCCCAACGGCAGTGAATGGAAGAAAGCCATTAGCGGATACCATTATGTATATTATGTGAGCGATCTTGATCCTGCAACTATTGTTTATCCAGAGATCAATACCGAGGAAGAGAAAGATGGTGAATACGCTGGAGTTCCTGCTTTCTGTACCATGGAAGAGGGTGAGCGCTGTGCTTTCTTCGAGGCACCTGTCTCATGGGGTAGTCAGATATTTGTTTGGGCTTGGATGAACAATGGTGATGGCAAAGACTACCTTGGAACCGCCTGGCCTGGTGTTTCTGCCACTAAATTAGGAACTGCCGATAATGGTAACAGCGTTTGGAAGTGGACTGTAACGGGTGCTGTTAATCCCGATAACATTATTTTTAGTGGTGGTGGTATGCAGACGGAGAATATGAAATATACCAACGGCGGCTACTACTTTGGTAAAGACGGGTTGAAAGCCACTGTAACAGCCACGGCTATACGTCATATCGATATGACAGGTCAGCCTGCCGAGCATGCCGTCTTCGATCTTCAGGGCCGACAGGTAGGCACCACCAAGAGTTCGCTGAAACCTGGGGTTTACATTATTAATAAGCAGAAGTTCATAGTAAGATAG
- a CDS encoding glycosyltransferase family 2 protein, producing MSEIRITYVTITYNAAKVLKRTLDSVLEQDYPNIEHLIIDGASTDDTLKLVSDYIAQSNAAENGHQIQVISEPDKGIYDAMNKGLRCLTGDYVCFLNAGDFLPAPDIATRIALAITDTNHPSPNTSQLPAVAYGDTDIVDGEGHFLHHRRLAPPEHLTWKSFRQGMLVCHQAFYARADYAIATPYDMQYRYSADVDWCIRVMKAAAKENVPLLNLHMIVANYTQEGQTTLHHRESLMERYRVMEHHYGRVQTLLLHCWFAVRTFLKY from the coding sequence ATGAGTGAGATACGAATTACATACGTTACCATTACCTATAATGCAGCCAAGGTGCTGAAACGTACACTCGACAGTGTGCTTGAGCAGGACTATCCCAACATCGAGCACCTGATTATTGATGGTGCATCGACTGACGATACGCTGAAACTGGTAAGCGACTACATTGCCCAATCGAATGCAGCCGAAAACGGGCATCAGATACAGGTAATATCAGAGCCAGACAAGGGTATCTACGATGCTATGAACAAAGGTCTGAGATGCCTCACAGGCGATTACGTATGTTTTCTGAATGCCGGCGATTTCCTGCCTGCACCAGATATCGCCACCCGCATAGCGCTGGCAATCACCGACACCAACCACCCATCACCCAACACCTCGCAACTGCCAGCAGTTGCGTACGGCGACACCGACATTGTGGATGGCGAGGGGCATTTCCTGCACCACCGCCGACTGGCACCACCCGAACACCTTACGTGGAAATCGTTCCGCCAGGGCATGCTGGTATGCCATCAGGCTTTTTATGCCCGTGCCGATTATGCCATTGCCACACCTTACGACATGCAGTATCGCTATTCGGCCGATGTTGACTGGTGTATCCGAGTGATGAAAGCAGCCGCCAAAGAGAATGTGCCCCTGCTGAACCTGCACATGATAGTGGCCAACTACACCCAGGAGGGACAAACAACACTCCACCACCGCGAATCGCTCATGGAGCGATACCGAGTGATGGAGCATCATTACGGACGCGTGCAAACCTTGCTACTACACTGTTGGTTTGCCGTCCGCACGTTTCTCAAATACTAA
- a CDS encoding serine acetyltransferase — protein MNPLTQAVILSASTLRMIPHIILYMANRSKIAPDLEKYSADGCGIGAFIKVCTRQKVFRNLFYYRLGEYVSVFIKWMLPPDPTLHIWCPSIGPGAHFEHNYATYLNAERIGSNFYCLQLVTLGNDGKMQRPIIGDDVKIFTGATVFGGITIGNHVTIGAGAVVSKNVPDNCTVVGNPAYIVKKDGQNCKIEL, from the coding sequence ATGAATCCATTGACTCAAGCCGTGATACTATCGGCCTCAACCCTGCGCATGATTCCACATATCATATTATATATGGCGAATCGCAGCAAGATAGCCCCCGATTTAGAGAAGTACTCTGCCGACGGCTGTGGCATTGGTGCTTTTATCAAGGTATGCACCCGTCAGAAGGTGTTCCGCAACCTGTTTTATTACCGCTTGGGCGAGTATGTATCGGTATTCATCAAATGGATGCTTCCCCCCGATCCTACGCTCCACATCTGGTGCCCAAGCATCGGACCTGGTGCCCACTTTGAGCACAACTACGCCACCTACCTGAATGCTGAGCGTATAGGTAGCAATTTCTATTGTCTGCAGCTGGTAACATTAGGCAACGACGGCAAGATGCAGCGTCCCATCATCGGTGATGATGTGAAGATATTTACCGGCGCCACCGTTTTTGGCGGCATCACCATCGGCAACCATGTAACCATCGGTGCCGGCGCCGTGGTATCCAAGAACGTACCCGACAACTGCACCGTCGTCGGTAATCCCGCCTACATCGTTAAGAAAGACGGACAGAACTGTAAGATTGAATTATAA
- a CDS encoding glycosyltransferase family 4 protein, translated as MKILIVNTSERTGGAAVAANRLMKALNNSGVKAKMLVRDKESDTLTVAQLPKSPMKRWHFLWERLVVFCHLHFSKQHLFEIDIANAGTDITNMREFQEADIIHLHWINQGMLSLNSIRKILRSGKPVVWTMHDIWPATGICHYTRGCGYFKTACKQCQLLPGGGSANDLSTAIWNQKQKLLSEHHISFVACSKWLEGEAKKSALLQGQHICSVPNPIDTHIYHPEDKQQARQRLELPTDKRIILFVSQRVTDDRKGMAYFTDAINRLAEQHPEARENMVIAILGGHAEDVAPQLALPVYPLGYVNDEKRIVDVYNAADVFVLPSLEDNLPNTIMEAMACGVPCVGFRVGGIPEMIDHQKNGYVARFRDADDLATGINWVLSNTDYAQLSQQAVHQVNMSYSQRSVASRYIEVYNQAMAYKHYKI; from the coding sequence ATGAAAATACTCATAGTAAATACAAGCGAGCGTACAGGCGGGGCTGCTGTAGCAGCCAACCGCTTGATGAAGGCTCTTAATAATAGTGGTGTAAAAGCCAAGATGCTGGTACGCGATAAGGAATCGGATACCCTGACGGTTGCCCAACTCCCTAAGTCGCCTATGAAGCGCTGGCATTTCCTATGGGAGCGACTGGTGGTGTTCTGCCATCTGCACTTCAGCAAGCAGCACCTGTTTGAGATCGACATCGCCAATGCAGGAACCGACATCACCAACATGCGCGAATTCCAAGAGGCTGATATCATCCATCTGCACTGGATTAATCAGGGCATGCTGTCGCTCAACAGTATCCGTAAGATACTGCGTAGCGGCAAACCTGTGGTTTGGACCATGCACGACATCTGGCCAGCCACCGGTATCTGTCATTACACCCGTGGCTGTGGCTACTTTAAAACGGCCTGCAAGCAATGCCAGCTGTTGCCTGGTGGCGGCTCGGCGAACGACCTTTCGACCGCCATCTGGAACCAAAAGCAGAAATTACTGAGCGAGCACCACATATCGTTTGTGGCTTGCAGCAAGTGGTTAGAAGGCGAGGCCAAGAAAAGTGCCCTGCTACAGGGACAGCATATCTGCAGCGTGCCCAACCCCATCGACACGCATATCTATCACCCCGAAGATAAGCAGCAGGCCCGTCAGCGTTTGGAGCTGCCAACCGATAAGCGCATCATACTGTTTGTATCGCAACGTGTTACCGACGACCGCAAAGGTATGGCCTACTTTACCGATGCCATCAACCGCTTGGCAGAACAGCATCCAGAAGCACGCGAGAACATGGTGATAGCCATCTTAGGCGGACACGCGGAGGATGTAGCTCCCCAGTTGGCACTGCCCGTTTATCCGTTAGGCTATGTAAACGACGAGAAACGCATTGTGGATGTTTACAATGCTGCCGACGTGTTTGTGCTGCCATCACTTGAGGACAATCTGCCTAACACCATTATGGAAGCCATGGCCTGCGGTGTGCCCTGCGTAGGATTCAGAGTAGGCGGCATTCCAGAGATGATCGACCATCAGAAGAATGGCTATGTGGCCCGTTTCCGCGATGCCGACGATCTGGCAACCGGTATCAACTGGGTGCTTAGCAATACCGACTATGCACAACTCTCTCAGCAAGCCGTACATCAGGTTAACATGAGCTACTCGCAGCGCAGTGTGGCCTCGAGATATATCGAAGTGTATAATCAGGCTATGGCCTACAAGCATTACAAGATATGA
- the ispF gene encoding 2-C-methyl-D-erythritol 2,4-cyclodiphosphate synthase, whose product MKIRVGMGFDVHQLVEGRDLWMGGIKLEHSKGLLGHSDADVLLHAVCDALLGAANMRDIGYHFPDTAEFTDGMDSKVILKKTIELITTKGYKLVNIDATICAERPKMNPYIPEMKACMAQVIGCDEDDISIKATTTEKLGFTGREEGISAYAVVLIEKA is encoded by the coding sequence ATGAAGATTAGAGTTGGTATGGGCTTTGATGTCCATCAGTTAGTAGAAGGCCGCGACCTTTGGATGGGCGGCATTAAGTTAGAACATAGTAAGGGATTGTTAGGTCACAGCGATGCCGACGTGCTGCTGCATGCCGTGTGCGATGCGCTGCTGGGCGCTGCCAACATGCGTGATATCGGCTACCACTTCCCCGATACCGCTGAGTTTACCGACGGTATGGACAGTAAGGTTATCTTGAAGAAGACCATCGAGCTGATAACTACCAAAGGTTATAAGCTGGTGAACATTGATGCCACTATCTGCGCCGAGCGCCCAAAGATGAACCCATACATCCCCGAAATGAAAGCCTGCATGGCCCAGGTGATTGGCTGCGACGAAGATGATATCTCTATCAAAGCTACCACTACCGAGAAACTGGGCTTTACCGGTCGCGAAGAAGGTATCTCGGCTTATGCTGTGGTGCTGATTGAAAAGGCATAA
- the porV gene encoding type IX secretion system outer membrane channel protein PorV, with amino-acid sequence MVTLFTIHYSLFSASAQDEKNAMFNPVEHAVISQTIAPDARGAGMGDVGAATDPDVNSQYWNPAKYPFCISRAGIALNYTPWLRQLVNDIDLAYLAGYYRIGDYSAVSGSLRYFSLGEVFANDGMTVKPYEMSFDVAYSMMLSEKFSLAAAIRWIYSDLRYDYSEDSKPASAFAADLAMYYNNYVMLGSRECQLGIGLNMSNIGSKISYYGDDESQFLPANLRLGASLMVPIDEYNRFSIAADANKLLVPTVPRQEEGESNSDYQDRVRREYSDISAISGIFKSFGDAPGGLSEELKEIQWSVGAEYVYHDQFSLRAGYHHQAESKGNLKYFTVGGGFKMNVFSLDVGYVISTARSNPLDQTLRFSLTFDMDGIKDLFRH; translated from the coding sequence ATGGTGACACTATTCACTATTCACTATTCACTTTTCTCTGCTTCGGCGCAGGACGAGAAGAACGCGATGTTCAACCCCGTAGAGCATGCCGTGATATCGCAGACGATTGCCCCCGATGCCCGTGGCGCCGGTATGGGTGATGTGGGTGCGGCTACTGATCCCGACGTGAACTCACAGTATTGGAACCCCGCCAAATACCCCTTCTGTATCAGTCGTGCAGGTATCGCCCTGAACTATACCCCATGGCTGCGCCAGTTGGTAAACGATATCGACCTGGCCTATCTGGCAGGCTACTACCGCATTGGCGACTATTCGGCCGTCAGCGGTTCGCTGCGCTATTTCTCGCTTGGCGAGGTGTTTGCCAACGATGGCATGACAGTTAAACCCTACGAGATGTCGTTTGATGTGGCTTATTCGATGATGCTGAGCGAGAAGTTCTCGTTGGCTGCCGCTATCCGTTGGATATACAGCGACCTACGCTACGACTACAGCGAAGACTCGAAACCCGCCTCGGCCTTTGCTGCCGACCTGGCGATGTACTATAACAACTACGTGATGCTGGGCAGCAGAGAGTGCCAGTTGGGCATTGGATTAAACATGTCGAACATAGGTAGTAAGATTAGTTACTACGGCGACGATGAGAGTCAGTTCCTGCCCGCCAACCTGCGCCTTGGTGCCTCGCTCATGGTGCCCATCGACGAGTACAACCGCTTTTCGATAGCCGCCGACGCCAACAAACTGCTGGTGCCCACCGTGCCCCGACAGGAAGAGGGCGAATCGAACAGCGACTACCAGGACCGCGTGCGCCGCGAGTATAGCGACATCAGTGCCATCAGCGGTATCTTCAAGAGTTTTGGCGATGCCCCTGGCGGACTGAGCGAAGAGTTGAAGGAGATACAATGGAGCGTAGGTGCCGAGTACGTGTACCACGATCAGTTTTCGCTGCGTGCCGGCTACCACCATCAGGCCGAGTCGAAAGGTAACCTGAAATATTTTACCGTGGGTGGCGGCTTTAAGATGAACGTGTTTTCGCTGGATGTGGGCTACGTGATATCAACAGCACGCAGCAACCCACTCGACCAGACACTGCGTTTCTCGCTGACGTTTGATATGGACGGAATTAAGGACCTGTTCAGACATTAA
- the porU gene encoding type IX secretion system sortase PorU, with the protein MKTISTLLSVLLLIALGTTAKAQGRYAEHSVLREGNWAKISVAESGFYELTDELVRKAGFSDASKVKIYGYGGALQPERLTGDYLTATDDLKELPTCTMNGKRVFYGVGPVNWNNKESLARTRNPYADYGYYFLTESEDEPLTTDSATLVGQHYPANHDYHQLYEVDNYAWYHGGRNLFDKTLYTIGTPQTYKLKGTGSTGRIGIALTADADYEATISVNDSVIATISKKITLDSYTKADEQLWQYDLQNLKAENTISITQTAGGNLRLDYIDLQHAEPAPITIGEPTYVYRITNQDHHADAATDMVIIIPTSQHLLAQAERLKAHHEQHDGLRVTIVPADELYNEFSSGTPDATAYRRYLKMLYDRATTPNDKPRYLLLFGDGAWDNRMLTSEWSGYNPDDYLLCYESENSFSQVNCYVSDDFFCLLDDEEVIQTTNGNSTTYAGKPDVAVGRLPARTPDEAKTLVDKIISYAQNEYAGPWQNEICMMGDDGNDNSHMKTADKVATMIENTYPNYNVDKIYWDAYQRTSSSTGYSYPDVTRLIKQQLQNGALMMNYCGHGAAYAMSHELVMKLTDFESQQSNYLPLWMTASCDIMPFDGQEENIGETVMLNSKGGGIAFFGTTRTVYATYNEVMNLAFTKHVLTPGMAIGEAVRLAKCELVEKSSDLTCNKLQYTLLGDPALQLNTPRQKMVVDSINGMPATQGIKLAAGSIVKITGHVELNNETDTDFNGIVTLSVRDAEETITCRLNDRSSTGADKAFVYQDRTNYLYRGSENVTEGVFHFTFAIPKDISYTDGSGLMTLYAINADKTRSAHGENESFELIGSSTALTDSIGPSVYCYLNSKNFKNGGKVNTTPYFIAELYDDSGINASGSSIGHDLELIIDGDMNQTYNLNNYFEYDFGDYRSGSIGFSIPQLSIGTHKLLFRAWDILNNSTTTELLFEVSEDAGSGEFNVTCTQNPASTNTQFVITHDRPGSELKVTLDVFDLGGRQLWRQTDTVMATNDTVTIDWNLNVAGGSRLHTGLYLCRLTLNDGDSKTVKVLIKH; encoded by the coding sequence GTGAAGACCATCAGCACGTTACTTTCAGTGCTGCTCCTGATAGCCTTAGGCACCACGGCCAAGGCACAAGGGCGGTATGCGGAACACTCGGTGCTCCGCGAGGGTAACTGGGCAAAAATCAGCGTTGCCGAGAGTGGTTTTTACGAACTAACAGACGAATTGGTTAGAAAAGCAGGGTTTAGCGATGCCAGTAAAGTAAAAATATACGGCTATGGCGGCGCGCTGCAACCCGAACGCCTGACAGGCGATTACCTGACGGCTACCGACGACCTGAAAGAGCTGCCCACCTGCACCATGAACGGTAAGCGGGTATTCTATGGCGTGGGGCCGGTTAACTGGAATAATAAGGAATCGCTTGCGCGCACGCGTAACCCTTATGCTGATTACGGTTATTACTTCCTGACCGAGAGTGAGGACGAGCCGCTGACTACCGACAGCGCCACCTTAGTTGGCCAGCACTACCCCGCCAACCATGATTACCACCAGCTGTACGAGGTGGATAACTATGCCTGGTACCACGGCGGGCGCAACCTGTTTGATAAAACACTCTACACCATCGGCACACCACAGACTTACAAGCTGAAGGGCACAGGCAGCACAGGGCGTATAGGCATAGCCCTTACAGCCGATGCCGACTACGAGGCAACCATCAGCGTAAACGATTCGGTGATAGCCACCATCAGTAAGAAAATCACATTAGACAGCTATACCAAGGCCGACGAGCAGCTGTGGCAGTACGACCTGCAGAACCTGAAGGCCGAGAACACCATCAGCATTACCCAGACCGCAGGCGGCAACCTGCGGTTGGACTACATCGACTTGCAACACGCAGAGCCTGCGCCCATCACCATCGGCGAGCCCACCTACGTGTATCGCATCACCAATCAGGATCACCATGCCGATGCCGCCACCGATATGGTGATTATCATCCCCACCAGTCAACACCTGTTGGCACAGGCCGAACGCCTGAAAGCCCACCATGAGCAGCACGACGGACTGCGTGTAACCATCGTACCTGCCGACGAGCTGTATAATGAGTTCAGCAGCGGCACCCCCGATGCCACTGCCTACCGCCGCTATCTGAAGATGCTGTACGACCGTGCCACCACACCAAACGATAAGCCCCGTTACCTGCTGCTGTTTGGCGATGGCGCTTGGGACAACCGCATGCTCACCAGCGAGTGGAGCGGCTATAATCCCGACGACTATCTGCTGTGCTACGAGAGCGAGAACTCGTTCAGTCAGGTAAACTGCTACGTCAGCGACGATTTCTTCTGTCTGTTGGATGACGAAGAGGTGATACAAACCACTAACGGCAACAGCACCACCTATGCCGGCAAGCCCGATGTAGCTGTTGGTCGTCTGCCAGCCCGCACCCCAGACGAGGCAAAGACACTGGTGGATAAGATTATCAGCTACGCCCAGAACGAATATGCCGGTCCTTGGCAGAACGAGATATGCATGATGGGCGACGACGGCAACGACAACTCACACATGAAGACCGCCGACAAGGTGGCCACGATGATAGAGAACACCTACCCCAACTACAATGTAGATAAGATTTACTGGGATGCCTACCAGCGCACCTCGTCGAGCACGGGCTATAGCTACCCTGACGTAACCCGACTGATTAAGCAGCAACTGCAGAACGGCGCGCTGATGATGAACTACTGCGGACATGGTGCAGCCTATGCCATGAGTCATGAGCTGGTGATGAAGCTAACCGACTTTGAAAGTCAGCAGAGCAACTACCTGCCACTGTGGATGACAGCCTCGTGCGACATCATGCCCTTCGACGGACAGGAAGAGAATATCGGCGAGACCGTGATGCTGAACAGTAAAGGCGGCGGCATTGCCTTTTTTGGCACCACCCGCACCGTATATGCCACCTATAACGAGGTGATGAACCTGGCCTTTACCAAGCATGTGCTTACCCCAGGCATGGCTATCGGTGAGGCCGTACGCCTGGCCAAGTGCGAACTGGTAGAGAAAAGCAGCGACCTGACCTGCAACAAACTGCAATACACCCTGTTAGGCGACCCAGCCCTACAGCTGAACACGCCCCGACAAAAAATGGTGGTAGATAGTATTAACGGTATGCCTGCTACCCAGGGCATTAAACTGGCAGCAGGTTCGATCGTAAAGATAACCGGTCATGTAGAACTGAACAACGAGACCGACACTGACTTTAACGGTATCGTGACCCTGTCGGTACGTGACGCCGAAGAAACCATCACCTGCCGATTGAACGACCGATCGAGCACTGGAGCCGACAAAGCTTTTGTGTATCAGGACCGTACCAACTATCTGTATCGCGGTTCGGAGAACGTAACCGAAGGTGTTTTCCACTTCACTTTCGCTATCCCCAAGGATATCAGTTATACCGACGGCAGCGGCTTGATGACGCTCTATGCCATTAATGCCGATAAGACGCGCTCGGCCCACGGCGAGAACGAGAGCTTTGAGCTAATAGGCAGTAGCACGGCACTGACAGATTCCATCGGTCCATCGGTTTACTGCTACCTGAACTCGAAAAACTTTAAGAACGGCGGCAAGGTAAACACCACGCCTTACTTTATAGCCGAACTCTACGACGACAGCGGTATCAACGCTTCGGGTAGCAGCATCGGTCACGACCTGGAGCTGATTATCGACGGCGACATGAACCAGACTTACAACCTGAACAACTATTTTGAGTACGACTTTGGCGACTACCGCAGTGGTAGCATCGGCTTTAGCATACCCCAACTGAGCATCGGCACCCATAAGCTGCTGTTCAGAGCTTGGGACATTCTGAACAACTCGACCACCACTGAACTGCTATTCGAGGTGAGCGAGGATGCGGGTTCAGGCGAATTCAACGTTACCTGCACGCAGAACCCAGCCAGCACCAACACCCAGTTTGTGATTACCCACGACCGTCCTGGCAGCGAACTGAAGGTAACACTGGATGTGTTTGACTTGGGTGGCAGACAGCTTTGGCGACAGACCGATACTGTAATGGCAACTAACGACACCGTTACGATAGACTGGAACCTGAACGTAGCAGGCGGCAGCCGACTACACACAGGTCTGTACCTGTGCCGCCTAACCCTGAACGATGGCGATAGCAAAACGGTGAAAGTGTTGATTAAACATTAA
- a CDS encoding fumarylacetoacetate hydrolase family protein, which translates to MKIFAIGMNYAAHNQELHGTLKRPDEPVIFTKADSAILNQGKPFFIPDHLGRIDYETEVVVRICRLGKNIPERFAHRYYDAVTVGIDFTARDLQRKASEAGQPWTICKGFDGSAAIGEWVPKEKFMDLQALHFHLDMNGQTVQEGCTSDMLYKIDEIIAYISQFFTLKTGDILYTGTPAGVGPVKINDHLEGWLEERKVLDFHCK; encoded by the coding sequence ATGAAGATATTTGCAATTGGCATGAACTATGCCGCACATAACCAGGAGTTACATGGGACGCTGAAGCGCCCTGATGAGCCTGTGATATTTACGAAGGCCGATTCGGCGATACTGAATCAGGGTAAGCCATTCTTTATCCCCGACCACCTGGGGCGTATCGATTACGAGACCGAGGTGGTGGTACGTATCTGCCGTTTAGGCAAGAACATCCCTGAGCGTTTTGCCCATCGCTACTACGATGCCGTGACCGTAGGCATCGACTTTACAGCCCGCGACCTGCAGCGCAAGGCCAGCGAGGCCGGACAGCCCTGGACCATCTGTAAGGGGTTCGACGGTTCAGCTGCCATCGGCGAGTGGGTGCCTAAGGAGAAGTTCATGGATCTGCAGGCACTGCACTTCCATCTGGATATGAACGGACAGACCGTTCAGGAGGGTTGCACCAGCGATATGCTGTATAAGATAGATGAGATCATCGCCTACATATCGCAGTTCTTTACCCTGAAAACAGGCGACATACTCTACACCGGCACACCCGCTGGCGTGGGTCCCGTAAAGATTAACGACCACCTGGAAGGTTGGCTTGAAGAACGAAAAGTGCTTGACTTTCATTGCAAGTAA